The Mesomycoplasma hyopneumoniae J genome contains the following window.
GTTACAAGTCATCTAATTACAATTTTAATCTTGCTTTTTGCAGCATTAGTATTTTTTTATATTACTACCAAAAAAATAAAGCAAATTTTTACCTTGATGAAACTGCCTTTAATAATTTTTCTGATAATGATTATAATTTATGGATTTATTATTGACCAGAAAAATATTAACATAATTTTAGGGATAACCGCACCAGATAAAGCGCCACAATACCGGGTTTTGGGTCTAAATGAACAACAGACAAATGATTTTATTTCCTGATATTTAGTAAAGCCGACTGTTTTGTTTTCAAATCTTAAGTTCTCAATTGGCACTGTTAGCATAATTCGCTCATTTGTTTTGGCGATCCGAATTTATGCAATGATAATTTCAACAACAATTCTGACCTATTCAACCAAACCATTTTTATTAACTAGGGCAATCGAGGACTTAATTCTGCCTTTAAAACTTTTATTTATTCCCACACACATTATCGCAATGATTATTTCAATTGCAATCCGGTTTATTCCTACTTTGTTATTAGAAGCAACCCGAATTATGAAAGCACAGTCTTCACGCGGAGTTGATTTTAAACACGGAAAAATTAAGGATAAAGTTAAGTCATTAATTACCTTGATAATCCCACTTTTTGTATTAGCGTTTTCTCGAGCTGAAGATCTTTCAAATGCAATGGATGTAAGAAATTACGATGTTTATGCAAAAAGAAGTCGTTATCGCAGGCTAGTTTTTAATAAAATGGATTATTTATTTGCCCTAATTTTTATTAGTTTAATTATTTTAACAGTTTTAATGGAATTAAATATAATTCCAATTTCGCATCTGCCAAAATGATGATTATACACTAATCAAAAAATTTAAATTATGAAAAAAAACAGTCAAATTCGCGCGAAAATTATTGAACTAAGAGAAAAAATTGAAAAATGAAATCACCATTATTACCAATTACAGAACCCACTTGTCGATGATTTAGTATATGATAAAACTTTAAGAGAACTAGAAAAATTAGAACGCGAAAATTTTTTCTTATTTAGTCTTGAAGAACTAAATCAATCACCAAGTCAAAAAGTTGGATCAAAAATTACCTCAAAATTTGAAAAAGTTGCTCATTCAAGTCCGATGTTATCGCTTAATAAGGCTTATTCAAATGAGGAATTGGAAAAATGAGCAAAAAAAGCTAGCGAAATTCTTAAAACAGTTACATTTTTTGTTGAGCCTAAAATTGATGGGATTGCCCTATCACTTTTTTACCAAAATGGCAATTTGATTAAGGCATTAACACGCGGCGATGGAGTTTTTGGGGAAAATGTTTTAGTTAATGCACTTAAAATTAATGATGAATTTATTCCGAAAAAAATTAATTATCTTGAAGATTTAGAAGTCCGTGGGGAAATTTATATTGATAATTCCACATTTGCAAGTTTACAACTTGAGACAAAAAAATTTAAAAACCCCCGTAATGCTGCAAGCGGAATTCTGCGCCGTTATAAAAATCACAAGCCAAAAATTGATGCAAAAAGTATTAAATTTCTTGAAGAAGAATCCGATTTTAGATATTTAAAAAGTTTTTTTTATACTTTAGTAAACCCTGAAAAACATAAGATAAATTCCCAATTTGATAGCATTAATTTTCTAAGAAACTTAGGTTTTCAAGTAAATCCTTTCCAAAAAAAGTGCTCTGATTTAAAAGATGTTTTTAATTTTATTAGCATAATAAAGCAAAAAAGAGATTTCCTAAATTATAATATTGATGGTGTTGTAGTTAAAGTTAATGAATTTTCTATCTATGAAAAATTAGGCTCAACTTCTAAATTTCCTCATAGCGCAATTGCTTTTAAATTCGAAGACGATATTGCAAAAACTAAGCTTTTAGCGATTTTTGCAACAATTGGAAGAACAGGAAAAGTTACTTATAATGCAAAAATTGAGCCAGTAACACTGGCTGGAAGTAAAATTTCATCAGCAATTTTACCAAATTATTCTTATATTGAAAATTTAAAATTGAATTTAAATACAGAAGTTTATATAAAAAAAGCCGGCGAAATAATCCCACAAATCATTGGTAGCGTTCATAATTATCCAAAAACTAATTTTTCAATAGTAAAAAATTGTCCAAAATGTAATTCAGAATTAGTCAATAGTGAATCTGGACTTGATCAGTTTTGTCAAAATCAATTTTGTCCTGAAATTATTTTGCAAAAAATAGTGCATTTTTGTTCAAAAAATGCTTTAAATATTGAGTCCTTAGCCCAAAAAAGAATTGAAAAATTCCTTGAAAAAGGTTTGATTTCTTCGGCTTGCGATATTTTCTATCTAAAAGATAAACTCGAATTAATCTATGAAAGATTATCTAATAAAAATCAACTACTTACCAAGCAAAATGCTTCTCAGTCAATGCAGATTAAGTCAATTATGAAGCTATTAAATGAGGTCGAGAGAGCAAAAAATATTGATTTTTATAGACTAATTTTTGGTTTGGGCATACGAAATGTGGGTCTAAAAGCAGCAAAAATTCTTTCACGTTATGCAAGTAATCTTTCAGAATTGAGAAATTTAGACTTTAATTTACTTAAAAATCAGCATGATTTTGGCCCTGTTATTATTGAATCTCTAATCGATTATTTTAATAATCAAAAAAATTCTGAGCAATTAAATTGTCTTGAAACTGTTGGGTTTAATTTTAAAACTACTTTTTTAACTAATCAGTCAAATTCCTGAGCTAGTTTTGCAATTTCGGGAAAATTGAGCAAGCCACGCGATGAATATGTTAGAATTATTGAGGAATCAGGCGCTTCTTTTCATGAATCACTTACAAAAAAAACTGATTTTTTATTGCTAGGCCAATCTGCGGGTTCAAAGATAGAAAAGGCTAAGAAAGCCGGGATAAAAATCATTAACGAGGTACAATTTTTTGATTTAATTAAAAATTCTAAAAAAACTTAAATTAAAAAAATACTATAAATTACGTTGTTTTTTTATTTTTTCGAATCACAATAGAAGAAAGTTTAGACTATGGCAATTGCAATAATCGCTGAATATAACCCGTTTCATAATGGGCATATTTATCAACTTGAATATACAAAAAAAAATTTCCCTAATGATAAAATTTATATAATTTTAAGTGGAAATTTCACCCAAAGAGGTGAAATTTCCCTTGCAGATTTTAAAACAAAAAGTAAAATAGCACTTAAATATGGGGCTGATTTTATAATTAAACTCCCTTTTGAGTATGCAACTCAGGCCGCTCATATTTTTGCAAAAGGCGCAATAAAAATTGTTAATCAGCATAAAATTGATAAAATTATTTTTGGATCCGAATCAAATGATGTAGAAAATTTATATAAACTTGCAAATTTATGAAATCAAAATCAAGAAGCCTATAATGCATTTTTAAAATATGCCCTTAAATTAGGTTATTCCTTTCCAAAAGCATCAGCATTTGCTTTAGAAGAAATAAGTGGTCAAAAAATTGTTTTTCCAAATGACATTCTTGGCTTTGAATATATCAAGCAAATAGTTGCAAATAATTACCCAATTCGCGCTTATACTTTAAAAAGAAGTGAAGAATTTAGCCTGAAAAATCCTGAGCCAAACATTGCATCAGCAACTTATTTACGCCAACTTGTTAACGAAAATAAGTCAATTTCGCGATTTTCGCCGATGAAATTTATACACCCGGTTTGTTCTTTGGCAAATTTATACCCTGAATTTCAAAAAATAGTCCGTGAAACTTCCCCTGAAAATTTAGCAAAAATTTGACTAATTAGCGAAGGGATTGAAAATTTATTTAAAAAACATATTAATGAGCCAAATTTTGAAAAATTTTTAAATGCTGTTAATTCCCGAAGATATACAAATTCCCGAATTAAACGAGCGATGGTTTATATTTTATTTAGAATTGAAGATCCAAGTCAATTTGATGAAGAAAAAATTCAACTTGATTGCTGAAAAAATCAGGGTTTTTAGCGTTTTTTTTGTCAGGAAATAAAAATTTTTCAAATCTGATCAAGGAAAATTGCGGCTGGGATTAAAAAAAGTAGAAAATAATGATT
Protein-coding sequences here:
- a CDS encoding energy-coupling factor transporter transmembrane component T family protein → MQISVAKYVAQNTIIHKMDPRLKIAFNILFAVLFFVTSHLITILILLFAALVFFYITTKKIKQIFTLMKLPLIIFLIMIIIYGFIIDQKNINIILGITAPDKAPQYRVLGLNEQQTNDFISWYLVKPTVLFSNLKFSIGTVSIIRSFVLAIRIYAMIISTTILTYSTKPFLLTRAIEDLILPLKLLFIPTHIIAMIISIAIRFIPTLLLEATRIMKAQSSRGVDFKHGKIKDKVKSLITLIIPLFVLAFSRAEDLSNAMDVRNYDVYAKRSRYRRLVFNKMDYLFALIFISLIILTVLMELNIIPISHLPKWWLYTNQKI
- the ligA gene encoding NAD-dependent DNA ligase LigA, which translates into the protein MKKNSQIRAKIIELREKIEKWNHHYYQLQNPLVDDLVYDKTLRELEKLERENFFLFSLEELNQSPSQKVGSKITSKFEKVAHSSPMLSLNKAYSNEELEKWAKKASEILKTVTFFVEPKIDGIALSLFYQNGNLIKALTRGDGVFGENVLVNALKINDEFIPKKINYLEDLEVRGEIYIDNSTFASLQLETKKFKNPRNAASGILRRYKNHKPKIDAKSIKFLEEESDFRYLKSFFYTLVNPEKHKINSQFDSINFLRNLGFQVNPFQKKCSDLKDVFNFISIIKQKRDFLNYNIDGVVVKVNEFSIYEKLGSTSKFPHSAIAFKFEDDIAKTKLLAIFATIGRTGKVTYNAKIEPVTLAGSKISSAILPNYSYIENLKLNLNTEVYIKKAGEIIPQIIGSVHNYPKTNFSIVKNCPKCNSELVNSESGLDQFCQNQFCPEIILQKIVHFCSKNALNIESLAQKRIEKFLEKGLISSACDIFYLKDKLELIYERLSNKNQLLTKQNASQSMQIKSIMKLLNEVERAKNIDFYRLIFGLGIRNVGLKAAKILSRYASNLSELRNLDFNLLKNQHDFGPVIIESLIDYFNNQKNSEQLNCLETVGFNFKTTFLTNQSNSWASFAISGKLSKPRDEYVRIIEESGASFHESLTKKTDFLLLGQSAGSKIEKAKKAGIKIINEVQFFDLIKNSKKT
- a CDS encoding nucleotidyltransferase — protein: MAIAIIAEYNPFHNGHIYQLEYTKKNFPNDKIYIILSGNFTQRGEISLADFKTKSKIALKYGADFIIKLPFEYATQAAHIFAKGAIKIVNQHKIDKIIFGSESNDVENLYKLANLWNQNQEAYNAFLKYALKLGYSFPKASAFALEEISGQKIVFPNDILGFEYIKQIVANNYPIRAYTLKRSEEFSLKNPEPNIASATYLRQLVNENKSISRFSPMKFIHPVCSLANLYPEFQKIVRETSPENLAKIWLISEGIENLFKKHINEPNFEKFLNAVNSRRYTNSRIKRAMVYILFRIEDPSQFDEEKIQLDCWKNQGF